From Salmo salar chromosome ssa04, Ssal_v3.1, whole genome shotgun sequence, one genomic window encodes:
- the foxi3a gene encoding forkhead box protein I1-ema yields MMSFVPQGLSPPPCGTQYPSLEQEPPEFSLYSDNFYSPPTLPSPQQATPTTYDLGDYTSPPSNPYLWFNGPELNSVPYLGGPTGPVCGSYVPQLYNMQRPYLGAGAPRGVVGDLSWFSMPSQEELMKLARPPYSYSALIAMAIHGGQDRRLTLSQIYQYVADNFPFYNKSKAGWQNSIRHNLSLNDCFKKVPRDEDDPGKGNYWTLDPNCEKMFDNGNFRRKRKRKSDSLPGEGGSSGSESLESSPKHHNNMNDISSSSERGPSPISSAPSLCLNSFLSQMAEVGTVSNTEVSDTLHRPSLATELSQRVSPAQRYGSYSPNAAMPQWEVCMSHPQQPTISSSPPLYPAGYSDSVLAQLSSQLYPALDSASMLYPRDGTEVYN; encoded by the exons ATGATGTCGTTTGTGCCACAgggcctctcccctcctccttgtGGAACCCAGTACCCCAGCCTCGAACAGGAGCCTCCAGAGTTCAGCCTGTACAGTGACAACTTCTACAGCCCTCCAACCCTGCCTAGCCCGCAGCAGGCCACCCCTACTACCTACGACCTGGGAGACTACACCAGCCCTCCTTCCAACCCTTACTTGTGGTTCAATGGCCCAGAGCTCAACAGTGTTCCCTACCTAGGTGGGCCCACAGGGCCAGTCTGTGGGTCCTATGTGCCCCAACTCTACAACATGCAGAGGCCCTATCTGGGTGCTGGCGCACCGAGGGGTGTTGTAGGGGACCTGAGCTGGTTCTCCATGCCCTCTCAGGAGGAGCTGATGAAGCTAGCCAGGCCACCATACTCCTACTCTGCCCTTATTGCCATGGCGATCCATGGGGGCCAAGACAGACGGCTCACCCTGAGCCAAATCTACCAATATGTAGCAGACAACTTCCCCTTCTACAACAAGAGCAAGGCCGGCTGGCAGAACTCTATCCgccacaacctctccctcaacgactGCTTCAAGAAGGTGCCCCGAGATGAGGATGATCCAG GCAAGGGTAACTACTGGACCCTAGACCCCAACTGTGAGAAGATGTTTGACAACGGCAACTTCCGTCGCAAGAGGAAAAGGAAGTCGGACTCCCTGCCTGGTGAGGGGGGCTCCTCAGGTTCTGAGTCGTTAGAGTCCAGCCCCAAACACCACAACAACATGAATGACATTTCCAGCTCCTCCGAGCGTGgcccctcccccatctcctcagCCCCCTCCCTCTGCCTGAACAGCTTCCTGTCTCAGATGGCTGAAGTGGGGACGGTATCAAACACAGAAGTGTCAGATACCCTCCACAGACCTAGCCTGGCTACAGAGCTGTCCCAACGGGTCTCTCCGGCCCAGAGATATGGCTCCTACTCCCCCAATGCTGCGATGCCTCAGTGGGAGGTCTGTATGTCCCATCCACAGCAGCCTAccatttcctcctctcctcccctctaccctGCGGGCTACAGTGACTCTGTCCTCGCCCAGCTCAGCAGCCAACTATACCCAGCCCTGGACTCTGCCTCAATGCTTTACCCACGGGACGGCACAGAGGTGTACAACTGA